One stretch of Cygnus olor isolate bCygOlo1 chromosome 1, bCygOlo1.pri.v2, whole genome shotgun sequence DNA includes these proteins:
- the MAEL gene encoding LOW QUALITY PROTEIN: protein maelstrom homolog (The sequence of the model RefSeq protein was modified relative to this genomic sequence to represent the inferred CDS: inserted 2 bases in 1 codon), translating into MPEDLLNRTLGRGTLATPNNAAENITKQNATCHSLLLWQGTNPPARSSPPCRPSRGCHRLPAERLGMTATSPAHRPQATPTAPIKCVLGNHPPAPANAGCQWRGEGQEDKARRVVAAVAAMSCPRGFRSPYYLFARDQLPELQQRGLPVARVADAIPHCAVDWALLTEERKMAYNEKAQKWKKKKSQKTIKEMPNLDHPAPGCLTTVMHRVTTFPDASAMSWKSDQAVVADIFYFLNIYSHGKLPSHCEQRFLPCEIGCVKYSLQDGIMADFHHFIDPEVPPRGFRYHCQTASDATHKIPISGFHLSRTCYPVVLRELLEFAQPDGGAWPRFFCRSDDRFRITWCLERMATVAGIESHLELLTVEDLVIKLYQKKYQKEPSKTWVCRELDAVLWDFSSNTRCKWHEENGILCCALASCKKIAYCISKSLAGVYGVSLTAAHLPLQDCDSSGNRNISRVILDAGRFQKMKAESSGYDRYTISPSQDQEHVPSSCEFEISPFIKGXRVFKLNPLAAFSNFWVEKMSVSDVKVIQLCMS; encoded by the exons ATGCCGGAAGACCTATTGAACCGGACATTAGGGAGAGGAACGCTCGCAACCCCAAAcaatgcagcagaaaacataacaaaacaaaacgccACCTGCCActctctgctgctgtggcaaGGCACTAACCCCCCTGCCCGCTCCTCACCCCCCTGCCGGCCATCCCGGGGCTGTCACCGCCTCCCGGCGGAGCGGCTGGGCATGACGGCCACCTCCCCTGCCCACCGCCCCCAGGCGACGCCCACCGCCCCTATAAAATGCGTGTTAGGAAACCATCCCCCTGCCCCCGCAAACGCCGGTTGCCAGTGGCGAGGGGAAGGCCAGGAGGATAAGGCCAGGCGGGTGGTGGCGGCGGTGGCCGCCATGTCGTGCCCCAGGGGCTTCCGCAGCCCCTACTACTTGTTTGCCCGTGACCAGCTGCCCGAGCTGCAGCAGCGCGGGCTGCCTGTGGCACGCGTGGCCGACGCCATCCCACACTGCGCCGTGGACTGGGCG ttgctgacagaagagagaaagatggCATATAATGAGAAGGCtcaaaagtggaagaaaaagaaatcacagaagacAATAAAGGAG ATGCCTAATCTGGATCATCCAGCACCTGGTTGTCTGACCACTGTGATGCACAGAGTTACTACTTTTCCTGATGCCTCTGCTATGTCGTGGAAGAGTGATCAGG ctGTGGTTGCAGACATCTTCTATTTCCTGAACATTTACAGTCATGGCAAGCTGCCATCCCACTGTGAACAGCGCTTCCTTCCTTGTGAGATTGGGTGTGTCAAGTACTCCCTACAGGACGGCATAATGGCTGACTTCCATCACTTCATAGATCCAG aagtacCACCACGTGGTTTTCGGTACCACTGCCAGACTGCTA GCGATGCCACTCATAAGATCCCTATATCTGGATTTCATCTTTCACGTACCTGTTACCCAGTTGTCTTACGTGAACTTCTTGAGTTTGCCCAGCCAGACGGAGGTGCTTGGCCTCGTTTTTTCTGCAGG tctGATGACAGATTCCGAATAACCTGGTGTCTTGAACGAATGGCTACTGTAGCAG GCATTGAGAGCCATCTGGAGCTTCTTACTGTAGAAGACCTGGTAATAAAACTGTACCAGAAGAAATATCAAAAGGAGCCATCCAAGACTTGGGTGTGTAGAGAGCTAGATGCTGTCTTGTGGGATTTTTCCAGTAATACCAG GTGCAAGTGGCATGAAGAAAATGGTATACTTTGCTGTGCTTTGGCATCTTGTAAGAAAATTGC TTATTGCATCAGTAAATCTTTAGCTGGCGTGTATGGAGTCTCACTGACAGCTGCTCACCTACCTCTTCAAGACTGCGATTCCAGTGGAAATAGAAATATCAGTCGGGTAATACTGGATGCTGGACGTTTTCAG aaaatgaaggctgAGAGTTCTGGATATGACAGATATACCATTTCTCCAAGTCAGGATCAAGAACACGTCCCTTCTAGTTGTGAGTTTGAGATTTCTCCATTTATAAAGGG AAGGGTATTTAAACTTAATCcacttgctgctttttcaaatttctgGGTAGAAAAGATGTCTGTCAGTGACGTAAAGGTTATTCAGCTCTGCATGAGCTGA